A region of the Halosolutus amylolyticus genome:
ACGTCCGGGGTTCGGACCGGTCCGAGAGCTTCGGGACCGGGTTGCGTCCGAGAGCGATTGGGTGGCGCGATCGACTTCTCAAAATACTAGAACATCAGCTCAGCCTCAAATTGATAACGTTTCCTGATAGTCAGTCAAAGGCTGTAAACACGTTATTAGTGCTGAGCCCTACGATTCATCTTGATGACAGACTCCGACCGAATGTCGCGACGAACGATGCTGATGATCACCGGTGCAGCGGGCATGACGGCGCTCGCCGGCTGTGGTGGCTCGGATAATGGGGATGGAAACGGTGGCGGCAACGGTGACGAAAACGGGGCCGCCGACGCGGACTGGGAGAGCGTCGAGGAGTTCTACTTCAACGGGCAGATCTCCCACTGGGGGGCCGAGGAACCGGCCTTCCTCGAGGGCGAGGAGAACCCGACGATCACGCTCATCGAGGGTCAGGAGTACACCTTCAGGTGGTACAACAACGACGGGGTCCAGCACAACATGGAGATCCGCAACGAGGACGACGACGTCGTCGAGGACTACCAGAGCGACGACGTCAGCGAGGAGGGCGAGGAGGCGTCGATCGAAGGCGTCACCGCGACCCAGGAGATGGCGACGTACATCTGCCAGTACCACGAGACTACGCAAGTGGGTGACATCGAGGTCCAGTCCGAGTGACGACCACGGATCGACCTCGATCCGTACCGAATTTCCGGCGTCGATCGCTCCGGATGCACTGCGATCTTTTGTGAGCCCGCTTAGTCGTGGCTCATCGGGACACAGAGGACCGGCACGTCGGCGTTGCGGACGACGTTTTCCGTGACGCTCCCGAGGAGTTTCCGCTCGAGTCCGGAGCGACCGTGCGTTCCGATCGCGAGGAGATCGATCGCGTGCTCGTCGGCGTAGTTCAGGACCGCCCTGGCGGGCGGGCCGGTCGCGACGGTTCCCGTGACGCTGACGCCGGCCGCTCGCGCGCGATCGCGGACCGTTCCGAGCGCGTCCTCGCCCTCGCGCTCGAGTTTCGTCAGGATCGTTCCGGGCTCTGCGCTCCCCGTGAATCGGCTCGTATCGGCCGAATAGATCGTGTGGAGCATCGCGTCGAACGCGTCCGCGAGGGTGACTCCCCAGTCGACGGCGACCTCGGCGCCCTCGCTTCCGTCCGTCGGGAGGAGGACGTTCTCCGTGGTTTCGGTGGTCAGTTCGACGTCCCCCGCTTCGGGCGGGACCGCGAGCACCGGGACGGGAGCGGTTCGAAGTACATTTTCGGTGACGCTCCCGAGCACCACCCGTTCGAGTCCCGCTCGGCCTCTCGTCCCCATCGCGACGACGTCGATCCCGGCCGCGTCGACGGTGCTCTCGATGATCCGGAACGGTTTCCCACGTTCGACCGTCGTCGTAACCTCGAGATCCGGGTCCCGCTTTTCGGCCGCCCTCGCGACGGTTTCGACGGCCGTCTCGGCCTCGGCCTCGATCGCCGCTCGCGCCTCGTCGGTGTCGTCCTCGAAGATCCCGGAGACGCCCTCGACCTCCGAGGTGTCGACGACCGAGAGGACGTGAACGTCCGCTCCGGCCGCGACAGCCAGGTCGAGGCCGCGTTTCGCTCCCGCGAGCGCGCCGTCGCTCCCGTCGGTCGGCAACAGAACCGACTCGATCGCGTCGTCGATCGGTGGCATACTCGACCCTTTCACTACCCCGCCGAATAACTGTCCGGGTACGTCTCGAGGGCCGGCACGTCCCTGGCGACCGCTCGAGCGTGCCACCGCCGATCGAGGCCGGGCCGATATTGGAACGGCCTCGTCGTCGTAGACGTACGTCGCCACTGCGGTGGGAAACCATCGATTGGCGAACCATTACGGTCGCTCGATTTTCGACGGGCGGCCGCACCTGCACCACGGCAGACGTATTTAACTGATTTTACAACCGTATGTTCGTCATGGTTTTCGGAACAACCGACGGTTTCCCTCGGCAAACAAGTGGTAATGTGACATGTTGGCGAGCTATCTATCGTGGGGTCCCGAGGTGTACGGGTTCGATCGACCCGGCTACTCGAGGCGCGGACGCCCGCACCGATCGTCCCCTCGAAGTTATTGTCCAGCGAATCGAACGGACGCGTATGACCTTCGTCGTCCCGTTCGATGGATCGGAGCTCGCAGAGGCCGCCCTCGTCAGGGCCGTCGAGTACGCGTCAGTCCTCGACGAGGAAGTTGTGGCCGTCTCGGTCGTCCCGGAACGGAAGCGCTACGCGCGAGAAAAGGGCTGGATCGGGGAAGACGAGTCGTACGACGTCGACGCGGTCGTCGGACGCCTCCGCGACCAGGTCCAGGCGCTCGCGCCGGACGCGACGTTCGAGTACGAGCGAATTCGCGAGTTTCCCCCCGAATCGAAACTCGCCGGCCACATCGAACGGCTGGCCCTCGAGCACGACCCGAGCGTCGTCTTCCTCGGGAGCGACAACGTCGGCCGGGTCGTGACCCCGCTGACGAGCGTCGGCGTCCACATCGCCGCGGACGAATCCTACGACGTGTTCGTCGTTCGCCAGCCCGAGCCACCGAAGGTCGACGCGATCGAGCCTCATCCCGAGTTCTACGGGCGGGAGGATTCGGCGTAGCGATCGGCGGGTCCGGGGATCGATCGCTCTCGCGTCGGCGCTACTGGTCGATCGTTCGCGCGGTCAGCGGGCGATCGAGAGTCCCGCTGAGGTGGCGTCCGTCGCGGCGTCGCTCCCGTCGGTGGCGATGAGAACGTCCTCGTACATACCGGCCCGTACACCGACTACGGTCTTGGCTCTGTTGACAGCCGGGGCGCTGTTCGGATGCGACGCTCGGGTTTCGATCTCCGGCCTGCCGGTATCCACCGCGAGTCGCCTGCGCTCCGGACTGCGGTCGATCGCTCCGGGGACGGTTCGCCCGCGAATCCGCGAGCGATTCCGGGGCGGAACCCGTCCACGAACCCGGTGAACGTCATTCCGGTCCGCCGTCCGTCGACTCCGGATCCGTCTCGCCCGTGGCCTCGGGTTGCGGGCCGCCCCCGGTCTGTGCCTCCTCGGCCGCTCCCCACCCGCCAGCGTCGACGACTTCGAAGAGTTTGCGCCAGTTCTCGTCGCCTTCACTCTCGGGGAGCTGATCGCGGAGTTGCTGGAAGTCGGACGGGGGAACCGCGGTCTCGACGAGGTCGACGACGACCCGGGCGTGGTAGGCCGCCTCCGGCGGATCGACGCCCTCGATCTCGCTGACGCGTTCGACGAATTCCTGCCAGTCGAACCGCTGGCCGTGTTCCTGAACTGCACCGGTCAGGTACCACCTGATCTCGAGCGGGAGCGAGCCGGCGAGGTCGGCGGCGTTTCCCTCGGGGAGTCGCTGCCCCAGCGTCATGAGGGTCGCCCGGATCGCCCGCACTGTTCGGCCGGTGTCCGGAAGCTCGAGGCGGTGCTGAACCGTCCCGGTGAATTCGTCGAAATTCATACCACGACGTTCGCGAACCAGCACCGTCAATCTAGGTGGTGGTCACGCCCTGCTTCGAGGGGCCACGCCCGTCGGGTCGGCGGCCGGCCGCGATCGACGGGTGGATATCATTGAAACGGCGGCTGAACGGACTCCATGACGCTCGTCGCCTTCGACTTCGACGACACGCTCGCCCAGTCCGACCCGGGTATCCTCCTCGGGAGAGAGTACGACGTTGCGAGCGAGACGCGTGGGCTCGTAGAGCAGGGGCTGCGTGACGAGATCGATTTCGAGACCAGCCTTCGAGGGCGCGTCTCGTTGCTCGAGGGGATGCCGGAACGCCGGGTCGAAACCGCGTTCGATCGGTGCCAGTTGCGTGACGGCGCCGCCGAGTTGATCGCGGATCTGCGACGATCCGACGTGTCCGTGGCGATCGTCACGGGGAGTTTCGAACGGGGCGTCGAGGCGACGCTCGATCGAGCCGGGATCGCGGTCGACCACCTCGTCGCGAATCGACTCGTGCTGGAAAACGGGGCGCTGACGGGCGACGTCGAAGGCCCCGTGCTCGACGACAGGAAAGATCGGTCACTGGGCGAACTCGCCGTCGCCGAGGGGGAGGACCTCGACCGGACGATCGCGGTCGGTGGCGGGGCCACGGATCTCCCGATGCTCCGCGCTGCCGGGACCGCAGTCGGGTTCGATCCGGTGCCGCTCGTCGAACAGCACTGCGACGTCGTCGTACCGTCGATGCGAAAACTCCGGCTCTACTTCGACCAGCACGACATCGTCGACGCTGACGGGACCTGACGCGATCGTCGCCACTGTGCCACCCCGTGGTGGCTCCGGACCCGGTTCGCGAGCGGTACGCGGGATCGCGATCCCTATTTCACCGTCCGGGCGAACCAGTCGGCTGCCACGTCGGCGACTTCTTCGAGTTCGCCCTCCCCTTCGAAGAGGTGCCCTGCTCCCTCGACGACGTGCAGGTCCTTCTCACAGGAAAGCTGAGCTTTGGCCTCGCGGTTGAGTTCGAGCACCTGGGTATCGCCACCGCCGACGATGAACAGGGTCGGTGCCCGAACCTCGTCGAGGACGTCGGACGCCATGTCGACGCGGCCGCCGCGCGAGACGACGGCGTCGACGGCGTCCTGCAGGCGCGCCGCTGCCCGGAGCGCGGACGCCGCTCCTGTACTGGAGCCGAAGTACCCGACGGACGCGTCACGAGTGGCCTCGCGATCCCACAGCCACTCGGTAGCCGCGACGAGACGGTCTGTCAACAGCGGGATGTCGAAGCGATTGTCGCGGATCCGGTCTTCCTCCTCGGTGAGCAGGTCGAACAGCAGGGTCCCGAGTCCCCGATCGCGGATGACGTCGGCGACGAAGTTGTTACGAGGGCTCTTTCGGCTGGACCCGCTCCCGTGAGCGAAGACGACCACCCCCGGCGCGTCCGCCGGGATTTCGAGCATACCTTCGAGTGTCACGTCGTCGACCGGGATGGATACGAGGGTCTCCGATCGCGGTGCCATACTCGACCCGACACCGGCAGCGATCTTTATACAGGGGGGT
Encoded here:
- a CDS encoding cupredoxin domain-containing protein, producing MTDSDRMSRRTMLMITGAAGMTALAGCGGSDNGDGNGGGNGDENGAADADWESVEEFYFNGQISHWGAEEPAFLEGEENPTITLIEGQEYTFRWYNNDGVQHNMEIRNEDDDVVEDYQSDDVSEEGEEASIEGVTATQEMATYICQYHETTQVGDIEVQSE
- a CDS encoding universal stress protein; translated protein: MPPIDDAIESVLLPTDGSDGALAGAKRGLDLAVAAGADVHVLSVVDTSEVEGVSGIFEDDTDEARAAIEAEAETAVETVARAAEKRDPDLEVTTTVERGKPFRIIESTVDAAGIDVVAMGTRGRAGLERVVLGSVTENVLRTAPVPVLAVPPEAGDVELTTETTENVLLPTDGSEGAEVAVDWGVTLADAFDAMLHTIYSADTSRFTGSAEPGTILTKLEREGEDALGTVRDRARAAGVSVTGTVATGPPARAVLNYADEHAIDLLAIGTHGRSGLERKLLGSVTENVVRNADVPVLCVPMSHD
- a CDS encoding universal stress protein translates to MTFVVPFDGSELAEAALVRAVEYASVLDEEVVAVSVVPERKRYAREKGWIGEDESYDVDAVVGRLRDQVQALAPDATFEYERIREFPPESKLAGHIERLALEHDPSVVFLGSDNVGRVVTPLTSVGVHIAADESYDVFVVRQPEPPKVDAIEPHPEFYGREDSA
- a CDS encoding DUF2267 domain-containing protein, which translates into the protein MNFDEFTGTVQHRLELPDTGRTVRAIRATLMTLGQRLPEGNAADLAGSLPLEIRWYLTGAVQEHGQRFDWQEFVERVSEIEGVDPPEAAYHARVVVDLVETAVPPSDFQQLRDQLPESEGDENWRKLFEVVDAGGWGAAEEAQTGGGPQPEATGETDPESTDGGPE
- a CDS encoding HAD family hydrolase, which produces MTLVAFDFDDTLAQSDPGILLGREYDVASETRGLVEQGLRDEIDFETSLRGRVSLLEGMPERRVETAFDRCQLRDGAAELIADLRRSDVSVAIVTGSFERGVEATLDRAGIAVDHLVANRLVLENGALTGDVEGPVLDDRKDRSLGELAVAEGEDLDRTIAVGGGATDLPMLRAAGTAVGFDPVPLVEQHCDVVVPSMRKLRLYFDQHDIVDADGT
- a CDS encoding dienelactone hydrolase family protein; translated protein: MAPRSETLVSIPVDDVTLEGMLEIPADAPGVVVFAHGSGSSRKSPRNNFVADVIRDRGLGTLLFDLLTEEEDRIRDNRFDIPLLTDRLVAATEWLWDREATRDASVGYFGSSTGAASALRAAARLQDAVDAVVSRGGRVDMASDVLDEVRAPTLFIVGGGDTQVLELNREAKAQLSCEKDLHVVEGAGHLFEGEGELEEVADVAADWFARTVK